Within the Pagrus major chromosome 4, Pma_NU_1.0 genome, the region GAATCTTGCGCTGATATTCCACCTCGCCTTCTGTGTGAGAGTTACAGAGGTGGAATGGGGGACAGTTTTGTTTCGCCTCTGATCCGCCAGAGGAGGTAGTAACAAAGGCACAACATAGGTGATACAACGTTTGTGTGAATGGGTAAGCTGGCAGCGCAGAACAGGGGTGTGCCGTTCTGATGATGTTGACGATGAAGTGGGCGTCCCACAACAAGGGTTTTAAAAATCAGCTGGCAGCAGTAGGCAGGTAATATTTTGGTTGTGAAGAGAAATAAAGACGATGTCTGGAAACTGGGGAGACGAGGTCTGCAAACACCTTCTCTGCATTTTGCAATGATACCTAGGTTATGAAACACCCGTGACAATGTTATATAGGCatatttaatgtgaaaacaaatgtatgtgACACAGGCCGTCATCCTTACCAGCAGTTGTGGTCAATAACAGCTTGGAGAACAATAGAGTGCCACCTCTTCCAATTGTAGTAGGCTGGTGCATTGTCATGGGGGGCGATAATGGGAATATGTGTGCCATCTATGGCACCAGCACACATTGGATAGCCCCGTTCAGCAGATCCCTCCATTGTCTCCTGAAGACATGCACCACTCTGCAGGTCAACAAACCATTTAAAAAGGGCCCTCTTCAGCACTGCTGTGACTTGGACACGTTGGAGACACCGACACCAAAAATACAACTAATGGATCGGTATTCACCTGGCGTAGCATATCACAACAAAGCAACCTCGAGTCGAAGGTGAGGTTCCAAAGGCTGTTGCCACTTTGTTGTCTTGCGTCTCAGGTGTGGCTCAACAAGCTCCAACACAAAGTCAAAAATGTTCTGCCACATGCGAAAAATGACCAGAACACCCATGTGGTGTCTCTCTCATCAACATTCTCCTCCCAGGAGACCAGCGAGAATTGACTCAGAAGAACCAAACGTCTTTGTTTACGGTGTTTAAGGTATGCACGCCTTCCTGCCTCAAATCTCCACgtgtgaaaagggctaatgTTTCTCTCCTATCAAAGAAACATGTGGTAAGCCGCCCTCATTGGCCATGTTGTAGTTCCCTTTCATCAGCCattttggttgtagtttttttttttttgtccatgccATGCAGCTTGGCACTTTGaaccctagccaccattttACTTGGTTCTTCCACACACACTTGTATATTGTACACACTAGTTAGATTGTGTTTTCATGATTATGTTAAATAAAAGGCATTTGAACCCACgtgctgtctatttaatattgtacaagagtgaatgttcCCAACCTCTAAGGACTCTGAAATCCttagctgttatggtaattttggttgtagttattaaattaattattgatcaGAGTTACTAGTTGGCAGATtagtacctttttatgagactgaattGTAgaatttccttttttcccttcttcaagggtggtgctcctgaggtgatctaatgtaaattagatcttattatttattataattaataattataccTAATATTTATTCATTGTTATTGTCTACTAGTCTACTTAAATATTAACTTTAAATTAGTTCTCAACATGGcatgtgacaaaaacaaatgaaggtAAAATGTCATTAAGGAATGCGGTTAGAACAGCTCCTTACCAGGCAATACAAAAACAGTGAAGGACAGAAGGCTTGATCGTGCATTTTATCATATAAAATGTGTTACAAAACTTATGATATGAAGAAACATTGGTAGAGTCCTGCTCCCACTAAGGCTTATATATTCCAATTTTGTGTGTCACACCTTTTGGTCTAGGGTGCTGAAAAACTTCCACAAAGGATACAGCTGTGCATCCTCTCTCATAGCTCCTCCGCACAGCCTCCTCTCCTTGCTCCCCTCTCCTCAAGCAGCATTTTTATGAATCGAGTCACATTTCAATATGACGTGCTGAGATTTATTTCCAGGTAACAGgcatgaggagagaggaggtgaggaggcacaaaacagagaaatgagaagaaCCCTGTATTTTTCTTCCCGCGGTCTGTTGGAAAGCCAGTTTGAGAGGAGACTTTAGGGCCATGATGTATTTTAATCaccttgtgtttttgtattcacCAGATTATTGtcgatgatgatgacagtaagGTGTGGTCGCTGTATGATGCCGGCCCAAAGAGCATCAGGTGTCCCATCATCCTCCTGCCTCCAGTCAGTGGGACAGCTGAGGTGTTCTTTCAGCAGGTGTTGGCTCTGACAGGCTGGGGCTACAGAGTCATCTCGGTGAgctggtcaccacaaacacactgcagcttgagcattttttttttttttttccggttTTCACAACCTCATACttactagagctgcaactactCAGTATAGTGTTATAGCATTCATGTGTGGTTTATTTTCTCAAtctgattatttgttttgtttataaaaagaCTGAAGACAGTGTCAATATAAGTCCATCTTCAGTAACCCAATGTTACACTTTCAAATGTCTTGTCCAAATCCAAAGTCCCAAATCCTaaagatactcagtttactgAGATAGAAAAACAGGGTAAAATCTTAAGACCTGACACACTGGAGAAGTTGACACCAAAGGATGAGTGGGACTTTGGCTCGATAAATATCTAAAAAGAGAAACCAATTATCAAAATGGTTCCAGATTAATTGTATTGTCTATTGACTTATCTATTAATCGACATTCATTTCAGCTGTATGACCAACTCTTACTTAATGATGAGTCAAAAGATATGTACATGTCAGATATGTATATAATACAACTAGTCCTATTTTACTCAGGCCAGTATAacagtttctgtgttttttgtgaaggaCAGTGAATCACAGATCTTGCAGTCTGGTTGTTTGTTCATTTGAGTCTGGTGTGAAGAACTGTCACctcctgtgtgaatgtgaaacatttttagtCAGCTCATAAAACACTGACTCATGTCACATAGACACTGATAATAGCTAAATGGTTAAAATGGTATGGgtaacaaaataataaactaGTCCGTATGGTTTCCAGCTGCAATATCCGGTGTACTGGGATCTCGTTGAGTTCTGTGACGGCTTCAGGAAACTTCTCGATCACCTGCAGCTGGATAAAGTAAGTCTGtgttctcctcctttcctccagAGCTGATCCCTATTTCTGATGGCCGCATGTCCATTTGGAGACAAAAGCTGATTGGTGGGTCAGTGGTTAAAAGAGAAATTCGCCATGTTTTATGTGGATATCCCAATCAGTGTTGATGGTAAATGTAGTTAATTGAGGCAATCCCCAGTGTGTTGTGTCTTGAAAGAGAAAGTTGGGTTGTAACAGTTTTCCTGCTTGCACAGCCTGCCTACATATACCAGGATGCATGGTATGCAACCTCCTGACACTCCACCCCCTAATACTTTCTAAACCTGCCCAGCACATGGAGGTGGGCATTTCAAATGGGGCTGTGTACAAAAAGGCATCTGAAATAAGTTAGCTATGTCATTGCGAGTAAAGAAGTagaagagagagaatgtgaCGAGAACATCGtagttttttaatgttataataAATCACCGCCAGTAAACAAtgggagctgcctggctctcaCTGCCAggacaatatatatatacagctctggaaaaaatcaagagaccactgcaaatttttctgaaatcagCATCTCTACATGTATGACAGCCATTCCATTCTAGTGTCTGTTGAATTCCAACACAAGCTAACCTCATTCTACTTAATGAGgtactgatatatatatatatatgtgtgtgtgtgtgtgtgtgtgtgtgtgtgtgtatatatatatgtgtgtgtgtgtgtgtgtgtgtgtatatgtgtgtgtgtatatatgtatgtgtgtatgtatgtatgtatgtatgtatatatatatatatatacatatatacatatatatgtatatatatatatatacatatatatatatgtatatatatatatatgtgtgtgtatatatatatatgtatatatatatatgtgtgtgtatatatatatatatgtatgtgtgtgtatatatatttgtgtgtgtgtgtgtatatatatatatgtatatgtatgtatgtatatatgtatatatgtgtatatatatatatgtatatatatatatatatataccaatttcaacccaatccagcGAAAAATGAGTACTGAGGCTGAGAATATGCATacaaagaaagacaacaaaaatttagctcagagggccaGACTTCAAAGATTCATTACTTCAagtcccatgaatttaatagaagtttcaacatgatttctttttacaaaattcaattaaattaacTGGGAAATTTTgggattttgggtgagttggcagTGAATTATCCTTGTATGAACTTCCCTAACCGCTGAATTCAGTGCATGGGTGCAATTCTATTCAATGGGCACACTTTAAGCCAAATCATGGTATAAAACCCAGTTtattaataatgattttaaataaTGACCAAAAGAACGGGACTCAACATGTAACGTCGCTACAACTGCGAGTATGAGGAATATATGCCAAATTTATTGCTTGTGGTCTGTCTGCTGAGATCCTCAtggaaattatatttaaaaacatcttcattgtataaacaaatgaaattcaTTCAAGTCATTTGGCATTTTCAAAGTCACTCTGAACTCTGAGTCAGTCTGTGCGCTTTCAATGCATGTTCTGCTCTTGACGTGCCCTCTCCGACCACTACACTTGTTCAGCTTTGGTCTCTTTATACTGACGACTAAGGAACAGACGTACAACACGTCATGGTGAACTAGTTCACCAGGATAACAATTTTTATTGCAGTTAGGCTGCAGCTTTTTCTTACATTCTCCCTCTGCAGCAACAGATCAAAGTTCCACAGCTTCTACGGAGGTCAGGATAATATGCTCTCAATCTGCAACTTGCATCACACCTGTAGGTTTGCATGTCTGACTTGTGTTGCCTCTGCAGGCTGCGATGCGTGGGCGGGACTTAGGCTCCTTTGATACCTGCTTACAGATGTTTGTGatcaccacatcatcaacacatttgctgGTATACAATGTCACTGATGTATATTCCTCAGGATTGATGTTGTTATCCAGGGTGGCAGCATTTTCCAACATGTGCCAGTCTGTGCACTCGAAACAGTACACTCTTTCATTGATATTGGGGATACATCCAAATACATGTAAACCTGATATCAATCCAACAGTCATCATTACAGACAAGTCCTGCTCATCCTACACACTCCACTTAGGCGCCACCCCTTGCCTTAACCAAACAGAGTTTTTCCAGCAAGTGGGAACACATCTGACATGGACTATCTCTTGttgtgtgtgacatgtttgaGGAGACAATGTCTGAACCTGATTCTCCAGCCATTGTAGAGTATGTAGAAAATGGCTTTAGTGTCTCTGCTTTTTGGGGTGATTTGaaaccttaaaggaatagttcactctagaatgaaattcagtcagtatcgactcaccctcatgctgatcaGAAGTtcggtgtagtttcttattcctcaaagtgcagctggagacctgcAGCGGTACCGTCCTGCAttaaaaatccatataacgagcgtcaattgtgccctagacgaaaaggtccataaaactacacaaaaactttgtaatattcctccatactgctcgtccgctgcaatccaagtgtcctgaagtggcgacatccagagtttactcgaaacgacatcatttagtacatttttctagcctaaacagtcactatgctgtatctgcctggaggcaaTAGAGGCGATAGACACACACCACGGCACTcacgctcgttatatggattattcctgccagagggtacccccgcgggtctccagctgcactttgaggaataagtACACcgaaactacaccggacttctcatcagcatgtgggtgagtcgataatgactgaattttgttttagagtgaactattcctttaaaggcATACTATTCAGTGCCCAAATGAAGGAATGTCAGTTTTaccattttgagtcttttgtttaaaatgttaagtGTTGTCTCATAtgcagcagttgtttttttccatggaAGTTCcaaataaaagacaacataataaaatgtgattaagtAGGGTATGCCTATTTTAAACAATTTCTTATTAGGACTGTCATTAATGTGGGAATGTCACCTAATTGGACTTTTGTGCACTGTCATCGAATTATGATCTCTGACCCTGAACTTTTAGGTTCATCTGTTTGGGGCATCTCTGGGTGGATTCTTGGCTCAGAAGTTTGCAGAGAGTACACACAAGTCTCCCAGAGTACACTCACTGATACTGTGTAATTCATTCAGTGATACCTCCATCTTTAATCAGACATGGACGGCAAACAGGTGATTTTTGATTATTCTAGCACAGATTTTCCTCTGAATGTCGACattcattattaatgttttccATGTTCCTGCTCAACAGTTTCTGGTTGATGCCAGCTTTCATGTTGAAGAAGATTGTTCTGGGGAACTTTGCTAAGGGACCTGTGGACACCAAAATGGCTGATGCAATCGACTTCATGGTTGACAGGGTGGGTAGACGTGTGGTCCTTGGATATGTGTCTTCATGTGTCAGTCTCTATTGCTATGTGTTTGCTGGCACCAGAAAGGCACTTGAGGCCCAAGTACATAAAGTACACGTAAGGTGTGGTGAGCCAGTATTTTCAAGacatcagaaaacaacaactacatGAAAGAGCAATTCCTGAGGGTGACACAGAAAGTAGTGCTGTGACTCTGCTCATGAACACTCTGTCACactgccaaaaataaaattacattgGTAGTGGTTGGTAGTTGCCATTGCAAACGCTGGTCAATGTTACTGTGGCTCTCAAACAAACTTCAGCTAACCACATGCTAATATAGACAGTGACCTGTATTTCAGTGCAGAGAAGCTGAAGACTGGttataaatgttttgtattgtattCAGTGGGAGAAGTCTTAAGACAACTGTTGCGCGTCACGGTCCTCCTTACACACTGTAAGGCCTCTAGGATGAGGAGAACAGTTGGTTCATGTGGGATACCTACTCCCTTTCTATCAACATGGATCTGCCGAATGTTGTTTaattcacagaaaaatgtttacCTGCGTAGTCCCATCAAATTAGTCTCTTTTGCTGTAATATTACTGTGCCACACTTGCGTATAGCTGCAggacagttttttaaaaaaatttccCCCTTCTGCAAGAATGATAGTCCTGAATTCATGTTCAGCAGCACTTGCTTCAGTGTTAATATCCACCTGATGCTAGTTGTTACAATCGTGCTGATATAATGAGATAACATTCCTTTTTATTCTTTACTCAGGGGTGTGTGATTGATATGAAGCGtcacttgtgaaaaaaaacaaaaaactttaatttctgACATaagacagtttttttcttcCGTTTATATGCTTGACAATGTAAAAAAAGTTCCTAAAGTTATAGTCCTCTCCATTAATGTTTTACTAGCAGATGTGTGAATTGACCTAGATATGAAGCGTCCATAGTAATAACTATAACATTAGTCAAAAGAGAAGACAGGggacctcacctcacctcacctcacctcacctcacctcacctcacctcacctcacctcacttTTTGAAACTTTTGGAGCAGGTGATAACAGACAGCGTGACTACAACAAGGTAGCTGGATAATGTATTCAAAGCTGCTACTATGCACTGTAGCTTTTGTCATAATGTTTTTGTcacttaaaatgtcaaactcctAATTGGCTggacatgtcacattttaaatttataTTCATTAATAGTTTGTTGGCTCAGGTCCTAAATACAGTTTCTACTTCTGTTCCTGTGCTGTAACTCTTAGTTACTTGTTATGAGTGTGTAGGTGAAACGCAGCCCCTCAGCCCTCGTACAGAGTGAATGACCATACTCTACAGGCCCAGCTCATTACATATGTATATGGCACACAATGTCACGAGTTGTGCATGAAGAGCTGTTCAGCTTCACTGACGAGAAGATGCCAACGTTTGTTCAAGACATGCATTACAAATAAGTAGTTTTAGCAACATTCAACCAGATTATGCAAACTGTGGACATTATATTTCCTAATTTAGAGAAACATTTATTACTACAAGTAATAACAAAGACAGACTAACTTATAACAACATTTGATTAGTAGCCAATTGTAATTCACCCAATTCACAGGCCAGGAATTGTAGTTATTTGTGCAACTTGCTACTTTGTAGCAGCTGAGTTGGCCCAGTGGCAACAGAAGCAGAGTGACAGATGCAGTCTCTGCAGAGCCTGGGCGCCATTCACACCCAGAGGAAACAAGACTAAGCATTGAAATTGATATTAATGCAGACAGATTGGGAGACCTACAGTACATACTGATAAAACAAAGAGAATCCAACTACATTTGTAGTGATGGGTCTTTCAACCCAGCAGAGAAAATCGTCTTCTGTCATCAGCAAGGAGAGTCAGATCATCTTTCACATCCCTGCCTTGCAAGTGTCTGAGATACCTCCATGTCCTGTGTTTGAAAAGGATCTTTGTCTCCACATTGCGTATGTAATTTAGCTGTGTTCAGCCACAGAAACTTGACACAAACTTAGCCAGCTTGCTATATTGAtaaaagctaagctaagaaaatggaaataacagTACGATTTGAAAGAAACACAGTGGCCCTCGGAAACGAAACACAGCTGCTTCGAATGATCATTGCATATCAACTCAACAAgggcctcccagttcatgtcatggattttctttaaaaaaaacatcatgttgaAACCTATATTAAATTCATGGCACCCTGCAAAATCCTGTAGCTGTACTTcaaatacctttttttaaaattatgattatgatgattGTATGTGAATCGCTTCTTTTTCACTGGATGGGGTTGAAATTTGAAATactgaacatccaagagaccctAAGGAAACTTGgtaacatgtattcattttaatagttgttgctgaattgttacagtaatcaaataaataacaagaagtcttttttttttttttttaccagaacaaAGAATCTGTCATTATCAAAAATTCCCATCTCCACCAGTTTTCACTTCTTGCAACCTTTCTTTCATTGTGGTACTGTAGTATTGATCTAAAGTGTCACAGATCTTGTTAAATGTAACTTTGGAACTGAAAAACCCACTGTTGGGTgattttgactgtagattttcccaAAAAGGATTGAACTGAAAATTCAAATAAACCAAATAGTGATTTATTTCTATGGTTTCAACACGGTGTGTCTCCTGACCGGCAAAGCATCATCTATCGTCATCATCACGAGAGAGTACTCAGAGCTGAGTATTCTTGTCAGCGATTCAGTTAGTTTATTCACCAATACCAAGTTtgaagttttgtttgttgaaatCGGtgtgtccacttgtgatcggatcactcaggatgcatgatgataccaggtctgaacagcctcaTTGACCTGACCATGTATTtcctgtttattcaaaatgtgttaatattaaAAGTGACATATACAGAAACTGCACCAAATTATACTGCACTTCCTTCGATCCCCAGAAACAAACCTtccaagtgtgaagtagattggATCAATGGTTCTCAAGATATGCGAGGAACATACAGAAAGGCAGTAAGTATGCATGGATAGCGAGTTTACTGCATCCTTTCGGATTTTAATGCGTCAGAGATGCAGGAAGCATTCCTATCAACATCACTGAGTTTAAAAGGGAgtagacaggagaggaggagctgagaggccCCCGTCTGCCCGTTTAACTAAAGATATACAGTAGCTATTATTTCGAGGAGAGGACTCGGTCATATAACATTAGAAACTAACGTTATAGCCCAGGGAGTTGATCCAATCCCCCAaatccccagatcccaatctgacaGGCTTCTGTGGGATGTGCAGGAACAAATCCAATAtatggaggccccacccccaaCCCACAGGATGCGAAGGATCCACTGCCAATGTCCCAATGCCAGACACCACAAGAAGAACCCAACAACCCAAGAAGTCTTGTGTCCCTTGATGTGTCAGAGTTGTTTTGGCGACACAAGGGGATCCTGCACAATATAAAGCAGGTAGTTTTAATTTggtggctgatcggtgtataatTTTTGCGCCACTGACACTTCATATCCAGATCAACTCACACCCCTGTGAGTAAAgcatataaacagaaaaaaactgtcttcattAGAAATTAAAGttctatttttttcagttcTGATCTATTCAGTGCAAGTCACACCCGTGTGAATAAAGCATGAATAGTAGTGCTTACCTGATTATGTCAGCACAATGGTTATAACAACAAGCATTGAGTGTATATATAAACACTGAAGCAAGCAATGCTGAACACGGATTCGGGGATATCATTCTTGtagatggggggaaaaaaactgtccTGTACCAGTGAGTGTTGCACAGTAACGTTACAGCGTACATGATCATTTGATACAAATATGCTAGTAAATACTTATCTGTGAAACGAACAACATTTGGAAGATCCATGTTGATAGAGAGTAGGTATTTCACATGAACCAATTGTATTTCTTCATCTTGGAGGCAGCCCTTACAGTGCATGAGGGGCAGTGTGACAtgtgacagctgtcagtcaaagacAATAGACAGATTCCCTCATAGAATTTAGACTATTTGAACAGAATACCAAAAAAAATCGTCATAAATGTTATTTCATCATTGAAAATGCACGTCACATGAGGTATGCCGATATGTGTCTAAATATTTTGGCATATGATCACTGTAAGCCCCACACAAGCAAATGGACATCTGTGCTGTGAAATGGTGAAATGAGAAACTTTATTAGGGTGGGTGCATGAGTAAGTGCAACTCCATGGTACTGAAACATAGTGGAGGAGATCAGTTGATAGATAGAACATGTCATTTAGTGTGCTTTCTTGCTTTTTGTGGTTCTTAGTAAAACTTTTGGCCCTCATTCCATTTCTCCCCAATTGtagtaaaacacagacagagggaaATGGCAGGGATGTGAAGGCACAGTCCattagacagagacaaagagagagagcatgcTGCAAACTGTAAACcactgattcatttttttcattttcagattcattacataaagtgaaatatttcaagccttttttgatttgattttgatgactacagcaaaatcaaatcaaaaaaggcttgaaagtttcacttttttaaattaaattacggAAACTGTTCACGTCCATGgtaaacagacaggaggagagaaagtAGCTCGTATAGACTCGCACTAAGCTGAAATGAGTGCACATTAATGACCTAAATCACatgagtaaaatattttttttgttcctgtgcCCACAGCCAT harbors:
- the spg21 gene encoding maspardin, which gives rise to MEEIKVSPDYNWFRSTVPLKRIIVDDDDSKVWSLYDAGPKSIRCPIILLPPVSGTAEVFFQQVLALTGWGYRVISLQYPVYWDLVEFCDGFRKLLDHLQLDKVHLFGASLGGFLAQKFAESTHKSPRVHSLILCNSFSDTSIFNQTWTANSFWLMPAFMLKKIVLGNFAKGPVDTKMADAIDFMVDRLESLNQSELASRLTLNCQNSYVEPHKIKDVVVTIIDVFDQSALSLEAKEEMYKLYPNARRAHLKTGGNFPYLCRSAEVNLYIQIHLRQFHGTRYAAISPAMVSTEELEVQETHLSSNQDSDDNH